From the Halalkalicoccus sp. CGA53 genome, one window contains:
- a CDS encoding DUF7127 family protein produces the protein MRSIDIQQSDEPMVRRYEYEDSSLVVADVGSAEGATVDVVDGTAVVVVPGNEGDRQYEIDLPSEGAKAVMRNGVVTVEIER, from the coding sequence ATGCGTTCGATAGACATCCAGCAGTCGGACGAGCCGATGGTGCGCCGCTACGAGTACGAGGACTCCTCCCTCGTGGTCGCCGACGTCGGATCGGCAGAGGGAGCGACGGTGGACGTCGTCGACGGCACGGCCGTCGTCGTGGTCCCCGGGAACGAGGGCGACCGCCAGTACGAGATCGACCTCCCGAGCGAGGGAGCGAAAGCGGTTATGAGAAACGGCGTCGTCACTGTCGAGATAGAGCGATGA
- a CDS encoding AIR synthase family protein: MTGKIGPEELSRVLSRTGVDQEDVLVGPAYGEDAAVLSIGGERLVVSSDPISLAADRAGTIAVHVAANDVAASGADPRFLQSVVFVPDLSLLEVVTDQLDREATDLGVAIVGGHTEVAEYLPRPLLVLTCMGIADRLTPTSGAEPGDRVLLTKGAAIEATAILATDFVEESGLTEELLARAEAFFSELSVVPEARLLRERANSMHDPTEAGVLGGLYELAHASDVRIDVEREAVGIREPTDALCSAMGIDPLRAFGSGALLATVPSAGVDGALAALSGDGIGASEIGRVSEGGPSLVLDGETITDPPRESTYPLWE; encoded by the coding sequence ATGACGGGGAAAATCGGCCCCGAGGAGCTCTCGCGCGTGCTCTCCCGGACGGGTGTCGATCAGGAGGACGTGCTGGTCGGACCCGCCTACGGCGAGGACGCCGCGGTGCTCTCGATCGGCGGGGAGCGACTGGTCGTGAGTTCGGATCCGATCTCGCTTGCGGCCGACCGAGCGGGAACGATCGCGGTCCACGTCGCCGCCAACGACGTCGCGGCGTCGGGTGCGGACCCGCGATTCCTCCAGAGCGTCGTCTTCGTTCCCGACCTCTCCCTCCTCGAGGTGGTCACCGATCAGCTCGATCGGGAGGCGACGGATCTGGGAGTGGCGATCGTCGGGGGGCACACGGAGGTCGCGGAGTACCTGCCGCGCCCGCTGCTCGTACTCACGTGTATGGGGATCGCCGACCGGTTGACGCCGACCTCCGGGGCCGAACCAGGTGACCGGGTCCTGCTCACGAAGGGGGCGGCGATCGAGGCGACGGCGATCCTCGCGACCGACTTCGTCGAGGAATCGGGGCTTACCGAGGAGCTCCTCGCTCGGGCGGAGGCGTTCTTCTCGGAGCTAAGCGTCGTCCCTGAGGCCCGGCTCCTCCGCGAGCGAGCGAACTCGATGCACGACCCCACCGAAGCGGGCGTCCTCGGCGGGCTCTACGAGCTCGCACACGCCTCGGACGTACGGATCGACGTCGAACGCGAGGCGGTCGGGATTCGCGAGCCGACCGACGCGCTCTGTTCGGCGATGGGGATCGACCCGCTCCGGGCGTTCGGTTCCGGCGCGCTGCTCGCAACGGTACCGTCCGCGGGGGTCGACGGGGCGCTCGCCGCGCTCTCCGGGGATGGGATCGGGGCGAGCGAGATCGGTCGGGTGTCGGAGGGCGGGCCGTCGCTCGTTCTCGACGGCGAGACGATCACCGACCCGCCCAGGGAGTCGACGTACCCGCTCTGGGAGTGA
- the panB gene encoding 3-methyl-2-oxobutanoate hydroxymethyltransferase encodes MSTTVADVCALSDERPITMLTAYDAPTARIADEAGIDVLLVGDSMGNTVLGYDDTLSVTLDEVLSRTAAVTRATETALVVADMPFLSFGVSEERSIENAGRLLTEGGASAVKLECGAHTVELTERLVDLGIPVMGHLGLTPQRVNQLGGYGRQGTTQETAERIAELSREHEAAGAFSLVLEHVPANLAAAVTEELSIPTIGIGAGPDCDGQVLVVTDVVGLGEWSPPFSKRFGDVRGEMERAIGEYHEAVTSGEFPGPEHSHVEDELDELY; translated from the coding sequence ATGTCCACGACGGTTGCGGACGTGTGCGCGCTCTCGGACGAGCGGCCGATCACGATGCTGACCGCCTACGACGCGCCGACCGCGCGGATCGCCGACGAGGCCGGGATCGACGTATTGCTCGTCGGTGACAGCATGGGGAACACCGTCCTGGGGTACGACGACACGCTCTCGGTCACGCTGGACGAGGTACTCTCCCGCACGGCAGCGGTCACGCGAGCCACCGAGACGGCGCTCGTGGTCGCGGACATGCCGTTTCTCTCCTTCGGCGTGAGCGAGGAGCGCTCGATCGAGAACGCCGGGCGGCTGCTCACCGAAGGCGGGGCGAGCGCGGTGAAACTCGAGTGTGGCGCGCACACGGTGGAGCTCACAGAACGGCTCGTCGACCTCGGGATCCCGGTCATGGGACACCTCGGGCTCACCCCACAGCGCGTGAACCAGCTCGGCGGGTACGGGCGTCAGGGGACCACCCAGGAGACCGCCGAACGGATCGCGGAGCTCTCGCGCGAGCACGAGGCGGCCGGCGCGTTCTCACTCGTGCTCGAACACGTCCCCGCGAACCTGGCGGCCGCGGTCACGGAGGAGCTCTCGATCCCGACGATCGGCATCGGAGCCGGGCCGGACTGCGACGGACAGGTGCTCGTCGTCACCGACGTGGTCGGTCTGGGGGAGTGGTCGCCACCCTTCTCGAAGCGGTTCGGGGACGTCCGCGGGGAGATGGAGCGTGCGATCGGCGAGTACCACGAGGCCGTCACCTCGGGCGAGTTCCCCGGACCCGAGCACAGCCACGTCGAGGACGAGTTAGATGAGCTCTATTGA
- a CDS encoding acyl-CoA dehydrogenase family protein: MKLTAEQRAIRDVVREYAENEIRPGAAERDREGRFPEDVWDGLAALDLTGLTVPEEYGGFDADRTTYSLVNEAVAYGSLSVATALSVHCLATSCIARFGSETQRERWLPEMSGGRPVGAFALSEPHAGSNPAAMSTEARRECEEYVIDGEKQWITNGSRAGVIVLFAKTDREDEGSITQFLVPADAEGLSVGKREEKLGLRASDTTALTFDEVRIPEENRLTEEGRGLSAALSILTGGRIGIASQSVGLAQAALDEAVEYANEREQFGRPIGEFQAIRHKIAEMGTQVQAARLLTREAARLDDAGDDPRHAASMAKYFASEAAMSVTNEAVQIHGGYGYTTDFPVERMYRDAKVTEIYEGTTQIQKDLIGRGLLER; this comes from the coding sequence ATGAAGCTCACCGCGGAGCAGCGGGCGATCCGCGACGTGGTCCGCGAGTACGCCGAGAACGAGATCCGCCCCGGTGCGGCCGAGCGCGACCGCGAGGGGCGCTTTCCCGAGGACGTCTGGGACGGCCTCGCCGCGCTCGACCTGACCGGGTTGACGGTTCCCGAGGAGTACGGCGGTTTCGACGCCGACCGGACGACCTACAGCCTCGTGAACGAGGCGGTCGCCTACGGCTCGCTCTCGGTCGCGACCGCGCTCTCGGTCCACTGTCTCGCGACCTCCTGCATCGCGCGGTTCGGCTCGGAGACCCAGCGCGAGCGCTGGCTCCCGGAGATGAGTGGCGGGCGACCGGTCGGCGCGTTCGCGCTCTCGGAACCGCACGCGGGATCGAATCCGGCGGCGATGTCGACGGAGGCACGGCGCGAGTGCGAGGAGTACGTCATCGACGGCGAGAAGCAGTGGATCACGAACGGCTCGCGGGCCGGGGTAATCGTCCTCTTCGCGAAGACCGATCGCGAGGACGAGGGATCGATCACACAGTTCCTGGTACCGGCGGACGCGGAGGGCCTCTCGGTCGGGAAGCGAGAAGAGAAACTCGGCCTGCGCGCGAGCGACACGACCGCGCTCACGTTCGACGAGGTGCGCATCCCCGAAGAAAACCGGCTCACCGAGGAGGGGCGGGGGCTGAGTGCTGCGCTCTCGATCCTGACCGGGGGACGGATCGGCATCGCGAGCCAGTCGGTGGGGCTCGCACAGGCAGCGCTCGACGAGGCGGTCGAGTACGCGAACGAGCGCGAGCAGTTCGGCCGGCCGATCGGCGAGTTCCAGGCGATCAGACACAAGATCGCCGAGATGGGGACGCAGGTGCAGGCCGCACGCCTCCTCACGAGGGAGGCCGCCCGACTGGACGACGCGGGCGATGACCCTCGACACGCCGCGAGCATGGCGAAGTACTTCGCGAGCGAGGCCGCGATGAGCGTCACCAACGAGGCGGTCCAGATCCACGGCGGCTACGGCTACACGACCGACTTCCCGGTCGAACGCATGTACAGAGACGCGAAGGTCACCGAGATCTACGAGGGGACGACCCAGATCCAGAAGGACCTGATCGGACGTGGACTGTTGGAGAGGTGA
- a CDS encoding alpha/beta fold hydrolase, with the protein MNTVTHEGRTIAYEVHDRGGDGPGAVFVHGSGGSRAVWKSQARLADEFPVVTLDLSGHGESEDVGSDPGWETLSAYASDVIAVAEETAARTLVGNSLGGAVCLHVALHRRFEPERLVLAGTGARLAVLEDLREWLETDFERAVEFLHEPGHFLSDGTEDRLVRASREAMLDCGQAVVRRDFESCHRFDVREELSGIDVPSLAVCGSADRLTPPSYHRYLAEEMPDCEYEEIDGAAHLAMLDRPDEFNATLSEFLGTQ; encoded by the coding sequence ATGAACACCGTCACGCACGAGGGCCGGACCATCGCGTACGAGGTCCACGACCGGGGTGGGGACGGTCCCGGAGCCGTCTTCGTCCACGGGAGCGGCGGCTCGCGCGCGGTCTGGAAGTCACAGGCGAGACTCGCCGACGAGTTCCCGGTCGTCACGTTGGACCTGAGCGGCCACGGCGAGAGCGAGGACGTCGGCTCCGATCCCGGCTGGGAGACGCTCTCTGCGTACGCGAGCGACGTCATCGCCGTCGCGGAGGAGACCGCTGCTCGGACCCTGGTCGGCAACTCGCTCGGCGGGGCGGTCTGTCTGCACGTCGCACTGCATCGCAGATTCGAGCCCGAGCGACTGGTGCTCGCCGGGACCGGCGCGAGGCTCGCGGTGCTCGAGGACCTTCGAGAGTGGCTCGAGACGGACTTCGAGCGAGCCGTGGAGTTCCTCCACGAGCCAGGCCACTTCCTGAGCGACGGGACGGAGGACCGGCTGGTCCGAGCGTCGAGGGAGGCGATGCTCGACTGTGGACAGGCGGTCGTCCGCCGTGACTTCGAGAGCTGTCACCGCTTCGACGTCCGTGAGGAACTCTCGGGGATCGACGTCCCCTCGCTCGCCGTCTGTGGCTCCGCCGATCGCCTCACGCCGCCGTCGTACCACCGGTATCTCGCCGAGGAGATGCCCGACTGCGAGTACGAGGAGATCGACGGCGCCGCCCACCTCGCGATGCTCGACCGCCCGGACGAGTTCAACGCGACGCTCTCCGAGTTCCTCGGGACTCAATAG
- a CDS encoding HAD family hydrolase, with protein sequence MNELSEYEAIVYDLDGTLVHLDVDWTAVAGDVATTFAGAGIEVLDDDLWSLRERAAEADLTDEVEEIIAEHEREGARTSRRLALADHAAEDGRALGVCSLNCEEACSIALDTHGIRESFAAIVGRDTVDVAKPDPEPLLATVDRVDSTPEESAFVGDTDRDALTAERAGMDFYYVSDLV encoded by the coding sequence ATGAACGAACTCTCGGAGTACGAGGCGATCGTCTACGACCTCGACGGGACGCTCGTCCACCTCGACGTGGACTGGACGGCGGTCGCGGGCGACGTCGCGACGACGTTCGCCGGGGCGGGTATCGAGGTGCTCGACGACGACCTCTGGAGCCTGCGAGAACGCGCGGCAGAGGCCGATCTCACCGACGAGGTCGAGGAGATCATCGCCGAACACGAACGCGAGGGGGCGCGAACCTCGCGGCGGCTTGCGCTCGCGGATCACGCCGCCGAGGACGGCCGCGCGCTCGGGGTCTGTTCGCTCAACTGCGAGGAGGCGTGTTCGATCGCCCTCGACACGCACGGGATCCGCGAGTCGTTCGCGGCGATCGTCGGTCGGGACACGGTCGACGTCGCGAAACCCGATCCGGAGCCGCTGCTCGCGACGGTCGACCGCGTCGACTCGACGCCGGAAGAGTCGGCGTTCGTCGGCGACACGGACCGCGACGCGCTGACCGCCGAGCGCGCCGGGATGGACTTCTACTACGTGAGCGACCTCGTCTGA